A genome region from Nocardiopsis exhalans includes the following:
- a CDS encoding DUF6879 family protein, translating into MPPATYIYEQRTRLLTDPGRYVSTADARTLTGHTQPTLARLVDEGKLIARRAGVRTFSYQAASLLDYCRKQHPTLTLFDLLTAADGEPVTETELASELDRSRSGTWWTLARRDHAPPDWASWQHWYRGHTHHAQNLLFEQRPQWAKEIKEHRARGLIRRTLWMPAQPLGAFGEYGLARYQHVTAAGGTVHVLPSWKVTLLEHQRMLPDLEVTPTAVYLRRYTRVGSRNGALKITDPDLATATTAFLGWSTRQHSTPLADFARWRHQGAA; encoded by the coding sequence ATGCCGCCCGCCACCTACATCTACGAACAACGCACCCGCCTCCTCACCGACCCCGGCCGGTATGTGTCCACCGCTGATGCCCGCACCCTGACCGGGCACACCCAGCCCACCCTCGCCCGCCTGGTGGACGAAGGAAAACTCATCGCCCGCCGGGCAGGGGTACGCACCTTCTCCTACCAGGCCGCGTCGCTCCTGGACTACTGCCGCAAACAGCACCCGACCCTGACCTTGTTCGACCTGCTTACCGCCGCTGACGGTGAGCCGGTCACCGAAACCGAACTGGCCTCAGAGCTCGACCGGTCCCGCTCGGGGACCTGGTGGACCCTGGCCCGCCGCGACCACGCACCACCGGACTGGGCGAGCTGGCAGCACTGGTACCGAGGCCACACCCACCACGCCCAGAACCTGTTGTTCGAGCAACGCCCCCAGTGGGCCAAGGAAATCAAGGAACACCGCGCCCGCGGGCTGATCCGCCGCACCCTGTGGATGCCCGCTCAACCCCTGGGGGCTTTCGGGGAGTACGGCCTGGCCCGCTACCAGCACGTGACCGCGGCCGGAGGCACGGTGCACGTGCTCCCCTCCTGGAAGGTGACGCTGCTGGAGCACCAGCGGATGCTGCCCGACCTCGAAGTCACACCCACCGCTGTCTACCTACGGCGCTACACCCGGGTCGGTTCACGCAACGGAGCCCTGAAGATCACTGACCCCGACCTGGCCACCGCGACCACCGCGTTCCTGGGATGGTCCACCCGCCAACACTCCACCCCGCTGGCCGACTTCGCCCGTTGGCGCCACCAGGGGGCCGCGTGA
- the fxlM gene encoding methyltransferase, FxLD system, translated as MMNDTTPTRTPDDLRAALVTQLAETGAIRTEPVRTAFATVPRHRFLPAHPPQEAYTNKYVVTHHTAGGEAISSISQPSVVAMQLEQLDVRPGMRVLEIGAGTGYNAALMDELVGPGGKVVSIDIEPDVTAAAQVHLLDTGHDRVDVITGDGADGASDQGPFDRIIATTGVWDIPPAWWDQLAPGGRMVIPLRWRALTRSLTLEQVDDRLIAREVRLCGFIPMQGQDGEKAFPLAEGVTVHFDQDTPVDEALARALDTSRTEAWSGVRITGETPLEGVWMQMACTEPGTGRMVTKPPALGTDLVKPAIPPLNPILVNKGSLAYLSVRKISEEEPRLELGAIGHGPEGHHLAERICEQVRRWDSNRDGDPNVTVYRKSELPQVSEGTVIEKDSSVLVVSMSSGNEDG; from the coding sequence ATGATGAACGACACGACCCCCACACGCACCCCGGACGACCTGCGCGCCGCCCTGGTCACTCAACTGGCCGAGACGGGCGCGATCCGCACCGAGCCCGTGCGCACCGCCTTCGCGACGGTGCCCCGGCACCGGTTCCTCCCCGCCCACCCCCCGCAGGAGGCCTACACCAACAAGTACGTCGTCACCCACCACACCGCCGGTGGAGAGGCCATCAGCTCGATCTCCCAGCCCTCGGTGGTGGCGATGCAGCTGGAACAGCTCGACGTGCGCCCCGGCATGCGGGTGTTGGAGATCGGTGCGGGCACCGGCTACAACGCCGCGCTCATGGACGAGCTGGTGGGCCCGGGAGGCAAGGTCGTCTCGATCGACATCGAACCGGACGTCACCGCGGCGGCCCAGGTCCACCTGCTCGACACCGGACACGATCGGGTTGACGTCATAACCGGGGACGGCGCGGACGGGGCGTCCGACCAGGGCCCGTTCGATCGGATCATCGCCACCACCGGAGTCTGGGACATCCCTCCGGCGTGGTGGGACCAACTCGCCCCCGGCGGGCGCATGGTCATCCCGCTGCGGTGGCGTGCTCTGACACGCTCGCTGACCCTGGAGCAGGTCGATGACCGCCTCATCGCCCGCGAAGTGCGGCTGTGCGGGTTCATCCCCATGCAGGGCCAAGACGGGGAGAAGGCCTTCCCGCTCGCTGAGGGGGTGACGGTCCACTTCGACCAGGACACACCCGTTGATGAAGCCCTTGCCCGTGCTCTGGACACCTCCAGGACGGAAGCCTGGTCCGGGGTGCGGATCACCGGGGAAACCCCGCTGGAGGGCGTGTGGATGCAGATGGCCTGCACCGAACCGGGCACCGGCCGCATGGTCACCAAACCCCCGGCGCTGGGCACCGACCTGGTCAAGCCCGCGATCCCTCCCCTCAACCCGATCCTGGTGAACAAGGGATCGTTGGCGTACCTGAGCGTGCGCAAGATCTCCGAGGAGGAGCCCCGGCTCGAACTCGGCGCCATCGGACACGGCCCTGAAGGACACCATCTCGCGGAACGCATCTGCGAGCAGGTACGCCGATGGGACTCCAACCGGGACGGCGATCCGAACGTCACCGTCTACCGGAAGTCCGAACTCCCGCAGGTATCCGAGGGCACCGTGATCGAAAAGGACTCCAGCGTTCTCGTAGTGTCCATGAGCTCCGGAAACGAGGATGGCTAG
- a CDS encoding lantibiotic dehydratase, with translation MRDLYQATREGLFRAAAHAPTISWWPDLNNEDESRSWLAEVWGKRSFVQAVSHATPGLSQRVTDIVAGKRPAPEVRKAAVSITRYMLRSHRPTPFGLFAGVAPARFTDATALRWGGEHHAHARIDSDWLEDIVHQLESDPDLLDRLPVVATNLLLKRGSRLQFTHRLNTVTLDSSAPVREVLDQAKTPVRFCDLVDHLACTFGAQVVVVRPMVAALVRLGVLITSLRAPSTVTDPLRYIVDQVHTHGVTDQTAPLVTELDRVLQDLDNHNSAPPAHQNREALHERMRVLSPRGRTPVSVDLHLDVDVDLPSSIAEDMAEAASTLLRLSPRTVFPQWEQYHAAFLDRYGTGARVPLTELVHPDTGLGLPRDYPGSTMPKAEPVAVTDRDTHLMTLVQEALQTSSEEIVLDDTVLARLSADLTPRVPPHVEMKARIHAPTLRDLDHGTYALTVTPAYHAGVFTGRFTAPDSSRGRVFANLPTSVEGALPVQVASTPAYAHAQNVGRVDRFTEHTIVIGEHPGTGTVIPLEELAVTADWGRLYLLWRNQVVEPAAFHALALEKQPPILAQFLVNVARGTLTPFLELDWGAAKHLPYLPQVRRGRAILHTARWRLTSADLASPSVGTEQWDQALKEWAHTWALPQIVELRHGDQTLVLDRTVAVHRAILRFHLDQEEVALLHQVPAPSGDGWCQGRPHEVVTTLLSTQALKPAPKPGVEVTSQRDQLPASSDAHWLSAKIFGARDRQRELLTQHLPQLISRLGDRQVWFIRYWDSSEHDHLRLRIAVTNPEDYGSCATQLGAWTEELRSFRLCRHLTLDTYRPESGRYGTGPALEAAEKVFVADTRLVTDQLSNLSGIDPVAVGAAGAFHIATAFWGTQTQARDWFIDNPVHGQADPTTRATTTEALALITRPAENSLGETSAAARKELAQALRGYREQLPEHLDADHVLSSLVHMHHNRWFGAERATERAALKVARAVALSLRDRKKAP, from the coding sequence ATGCGAGACCTCTATCAAGCGACACGCGAAGGACTATTTCGAGCTGCGGCCCATGCACCAACGATTTCCTGGTGGCCTGATCTGAACAACGAGGACGAGTCCCGTTCTTGGCTGGCCGAAGTATGGGGGAAACGCTCTTTTGTGCAGGCGGTTTCTCACGCCACCCCGGGGTTGTCTCAGCGAGTGACAGACATTGTTGCGGGGAAGCGTCCTGCCCCAGAGGTGCGCAAGGCGGCGGTGTCCATCACCCGCTACATGCTGCGCAGCCACCGACCTACCCCCTTCGGGTTGTTCGCCGGGGTGGCCCCGGCCCGTTTCACCGACGCGACGGCTCTGCGCTGGGGCGGAGAGCATCACGCTCACGCGCGCATCGACAGCGACTGGTTGGAGGACATCGTCCACCAGTTGGAGAGCGACCCCGATCTCCTGGACCGGTTGCCGGTGGTAGCGACGAACCTGTTGCTGAAACGGGGATCCCGTCTCCAGTTCACCCACCGACTGAACACCGTGACCCTGGACTCATCGGCTCCCGTGCGTGAGGTCCTGGACCAGGCCAAAACACCGGTGCGCTTCTGCGACCTGGTCGATCACCTGGCGTGCACGTTCGGGGCCCAGGTTGTGGTCGTTCGGCCGATGGTGGCCGCGCTCGTGCGGTTGGGAGTGCTGATCACCAGCCTTCGAGCTCCGAGCACCGTCACCGACCCGCTGCGATACATCGTGGACCAGGTACACACCCACGGTGTCACCGATCAGACCGCGCCCCTGGTCACAGAACTGGATCGGGTGCTCCAAGACCTGGACAACCACAACAGCGCGCCCCCGGCCCACCAGAACCGCGAGGCTCTGCATGAGCGAATGCGGGTCCTGTCCCCGCGCGGTCGCACCCCGGTGAGCGTAGACCTGCACCTGGACGTCGACGTGGACCTGCCCAGCAGCATCGCCGAGGACATGGCCGAGGCCGCCTCCACCCTGCTGCGCCTGTCCCCGCGCACCGTGTTCCCCCAGTGGGAGCAGTACCACGCGGCGTTCCTGGACCGATACGGCACCGGCGCCCGGGTTCCGCTGACGGAACTGGTCCACCCCGACACCGGGCTGGGGTTGCCGCGCGACTACCCGGGCTCGACCATGCCCAAGGCGGAGCCCGTCGCCGTCACCGACCGCGACACCCACCTGATGACCCTGGTCCAGGAAGCGCTCCAGACCAGCTCTGAGGAGATCGTGCTCGACGACACGGTCCTGGCCCGGCTCAGCGCAGACCTGACCCCACGGGTTCCTCCACACGTGGAGATGAAGGCCCGCATCCACGCACCCACCCTCCGGGATCTGGACCACGGCACCTACGCACTCACCGTCACCCCCGCCTACCACGCCGGGGTGTTCACCGGCCGTTTCACCGCCCCGGACTCTTCGCGGGGACGGGTGTTCGCCAACCTGCCCACGTCGGTCGAAGGGGCCCTGCCGGTCCAGGTGGCCTCGACACCGGCCTACGCCCATGCCCAGAATGTCGGCCGCGTCGATCGGTTCACCGAGCACACCATCGTCATCGGGGAGCACCCTGGGACGGGCACCGTTATCCCGCTGGAGGAGCTGGCGGTCACTGCCGACTGGGGGCGTCTCTACCTCCTCTGGAGGAACCAGGTGGTCGAGCCCGCCGCCTTCCATGCTCTGGCGTTGGAGAAGCAGCCGCCGATCCTGGCTCAGTTCCTCGTCAACGTCGCTCGCGGCACCCTCACCCCGTTCTTGGAACTGGACTGGGGGGCTGCTAAGCATCTGCCCTACCTGCCCCAGGTTCGACGGGGTCGGGCGATCCTGCACACCGCGCGCTGGCGACTCACCTCGGCGGACTTGGCCTCTCCCAGCGTGGGAACCGAGCAGTGGGACCAGGCCCTCAAGGAGTGGGCACACACCTGGGCTCTCCCGCAGATAGTGGAGTTGCGCCACGGTGATCAGACCCTGGTCCTGGACCGGACCGTAGCGGTTCACCGGGCGATCCTGCGCTTCCATCTGGATCAGGAGGAGGTCGCCCTGCTGCACCAGGTGCCCGCCCCCTCAGGGGATGGGTGGTGTCAGGGGCGCCCCCACGAAGTCGTGACCACCTTGCTCTCCACCCAGGCCCTCAAGCCCGCGCCCAAACCAGGTGTCGAGGTCACCTCCCAGCGCGATCAACTACCCGCATCTTCCGATGCCCACTGGTTGAGCGCCAAGATCTTCGGTGCCCGCGACCGTCAACGCGAACTCCTCACCCAGCACCTGCCCCAGCTCATCTCCCGCCTGGGTGACCGGCAGGTGTGGTTCATCCGGTACTGGGACAGCTCCGAACACGACCACTTGCGCCTACGCATCGCCGTCACCAACCCGGAGGACTACGGCAGCTGCGCCACTCAGCTCGGCGCGTGGACCGAAGAACTACGAAGTTTCCGGTTGTGTCGTCACCTGACGTTGGACACTTACCGCCCCGAATCAGGACGCTACGGCACCGGACCTGCGCTGGAGGCCGCCGAGAAGGTGTTCGTGGCCGACACCCGCCTGGTCACCGACCAGCTCTCCAACCTCAGCGGCATCGACCCGGTCGCGGTCGGGGCCGCCGGAGCGTTCCACATCGCCACCGCGTTCTGGGGCACCCAGACGCAGGCACGCGACTGGTTCATCGACAACCCTGTCCATGGCCAGGCCGACCCCACGACCCGCGCCACCACCACTGAAGCCCTCGCCCTCATTACCCGCCCCGCAGAGAATTCCTTGGGGGAGACGTCAGCAGCGGCCAGAAAGGAGCTCGCTCAGGCCCTCCGCGGCTACCGCGAACAGCTCCCCGAACACCTTGACGCCGACCATGTGCTCTCGTCCCTGGTCCACATGCACCACAACCGTTGGTTCGGGGCCGAACGCGCCACCGAACGCGCCGCTCTCAAGGTGGCCCGCGCCGTCGCCCTGTCCCTCCGCGACCGGAAGAAAGCACCATGA
- a CDS encoding FxLD family lanthipeptide, producing the protein MQNTINQRHQPPAVAAATTEAFTLNAEVTTVNPTPCYNSCDTSNGCSSTCPSACTSGS; encoded by the coding sequence ATGCAGAACACGATCAACCAGCGCCACCAGCCCCCGGCCGTGGCCGCTGCCACCACCGAAGCCTTCACCCTCAACGCCGAGGTCACCACGGTCAACCCCACCCCCTGCTACAACTCCTGCGACACCAGCAACGGCTGCTCCAGCACCTGCCCGAGCGCCTGCACCAGCGGTAGCTAG
- a CDS encoding lanthionine synthetase C family protein: MNAPSEPRADAFSLGRGAPGILLAHAARAHTGRGSWEQAHDWAKIMVAAAVPAGDRAGLYEGAPAVAFALHVADHPAYASALDTVHEATVSLIERRLNNTEVRMHTGNLPELREFDLISGLTGLGTYLLTVCPDHRLLPEVLAYLVRLTQPMDTEHGPAPGWWTLNAPTDHPDPAHPNGHGNLGLAHGITGPLALLATTHLAGITTPDQSQAMRRILDWLDTWNQNPDRSWWPEWVTTPFPATADRPQRGRPSWCYGAPGIAWAHHLAGRALGDRDRQIQAEHALLAAADLKQTGLLTEPGLCHGRTGLQLILNRIAEHALLPELRSLTPLPPATTAAPTPGLLDGQAGIDLARTGPTTWANCLLLGPTPVLQRTPTPAS; encoded by the coding sequence ATGAACGCACCCAGCGAACCGAGAGCGGACGCGTTCTCTCTGGGCCGAGGCGCCCCCGGCATCCTGCTCGCGCACGCTGCCCGCGCCCACACCGGTCGGGGTTCCTGGGAACAGGCCCACGACTGGGCGAAGATCATGGTCGCCGCTGCCGTACCCGCCGGGGATCGGGCCGGGCTCTACGAGGGAGCACCGGCGGTGGCCTTCGCCTTGCACGTCGCCGACCACCCGGCCTACGCCTCAGCGTTGGACACCGTGCACGAGGCCACCGTCTCCCTCATCGAACGCCGCCTGAACAACACCGAAGTCCGCATGCACACCGGGAACCTGCCGGAACTGCGCGAGTTCGACCTGATCAGCGGCCTGACCGGGCTGGGCACGTACTTGCTCACCGTCTGCCCTGATCACCGGCTCCTCCCCGAGGTGCTGGCCTACCTAGTGCGGCTCACCCAGCCGATGGACACCGAGCACGGCCCGGCCCCGGGATGGTGGACGCTGAACGCCCCCACCGACCACCCGGACCCAGCCCACCCCAATGGGCACGGCAACCTCGGCCTCGCACACGGCATCACCGGTCCGCTTGCTCTGCTGGCCACCACACACCTGGCCGGGATCACCACCCCCGACCAGTCGCAGGCCATGAGGCGCATCCTTGACTGGCTCGACACCTGGAACCAGAACCCTGACCGGTCCTGGTGGCCGGAATGGGTCACCACCCCCTTCCCAGCCACCGCTGACCGCCCCCAACGTGGGCGCCCCTCCTGGTGCTACGGGGCGCCCGGTATCGCCTGGGCCCACCATCTGGCCGGACGAGCCCTCGGCGACCGGGACCGACAGATCCAGGCCGAACATGCTCTGCTCGCCGCCGCCGACCTTAAACAGACGGGACTCCTCACCGAGCCGGGCCTATGCCACGGCCGCACCGGGCTCCAGCTGATCCTGAACAGGATCGCCGAACACGCTCTCCTCCCCGAACTGCGAAGCCTCACCCCCCTGCCGCCCGCCACCACCGCAGCCCCAACACCGGGGCTGTTGGACGGCCAAGCCGGGATCGACCTAGCCCGGACAGGGCCGACGACATGGGCGAACTGCCTGCTACTCGGACCAACCCCTGTTCTCCAGCGAACGCCCACCCCTGCTTCCTAG
- a CDS encoding tetratricopeptide repeat protein: MGHAHLPEDPDQLTALWRTTTADSRLLVVIENCTPNAALGLFPAGAECAGIATAHRGLNNLVAAGGRFVRLAALSDSTVGELIALLIDRPVPAPLLQHAVTSTGGMPLAATLTAAVLARNLHTPLAETEQESLVPDRITQILSEFPEQAASAAALVAGFPGPSVPTDMAASFLGTTTDDAHHILRELVDAALLLDLGQGRYAVHDQVRAPLMHQLTSELRTRMVDQIAEFYRVRSAAVDLVLNPWRWRADNEGAQLAREAQSRGPWFASQNQALAWMDGEIDNLIASARMLHRLGRPEVWMIVDHLGTYVVRRKPVVARELYEWGVESARATDDGRALGLMLQRLSTTLHPDWQAALDLNEEAKTVYKRAAFLQGVASAYESIGSLLGHLGRLDEAEEAQLTSLRLHEEIGNPRGAAFQLRRLGEIYARQGRREEAQKAFASSCRSLLLKLDTPDIYQATRSAQGMIGLLLDQDDSALLPVVEVLALQGLASTQVTDSHVQEASLHLELAKLARVRQERASEISHLQQAVRPLHPGHPVVDQATARLSELGELTQ, translated from the coding sequence TTGGGGCACGCCCACCTGCCCGAGGACCCGGATCAGCTCACCGCGTTGTGGCGAACCACCACCGCAGACAGCCGGTTGCTCGTGGTCATCGAGAACTGCACACCCAACGCCGCACTCGGCCTGTTTCCAGCCGGTGCCGAATGCGCCGGGATCGCCACGGCCCACCGTGGGCTCAACAACCTTGTCGCCGCCGGAGGGCGGTTCGTGCGCCTTGCCGCTCTGTCTGACAGCACCGTGGGCGAACTGATCGCCCTCCTGATCGACCGGCCCGTACCCGCGCCTCTGCTCCAACACGCGGTCACCTCGACCGGTGGGATGCCGTTGGCCGCCACGCTCACCGCCGCCGTACTCGCGCGGAACCTGCACACCCCGCTCGCCGAAACCGAACAGGAGTCCCTCGTGCCTGACCGCATCACCCAAATCCTCTCCGAGTTTCCGGAACAGGCCGCGTCCGCAGCCGCCCTGGTGGCCGGGTTCCCCGGCCCGAGCGTCCCCACTGACATGGCAGCCTCCTTCCTGGGCACCACCACCGACGACGCCCACCACATCCTGCGGGAACTGGTCGATGCCGCGCTCCTTCTCGACCTCGGGCAGGGCCGATACGCCGTCCATGACCAGGTGCGTGCACCGCTGATGCACCAGCTCACGTCTGAACTCCGCACCCGCATGGTGGACCAGATCGCAGAGTTCTACCGGGTCAGGTCCGCCGCTGTCGACCTGGTGCTCAACCCCTGGAGGTGGCGGGCCGACAACGAAGGTGCGCAGTTGGCTCGCGAAGCGCAGTCGCGCGGGCCGTGGTTCGCGAGCCAGAACCAGGCCCTGGCATGGATGGACGGCGAAATCGACAACCTCATCGCGTCTGCCCGCATGCTCCACCGGCTCGGCCGCCCCGAAGTGTGGATGATCGTGGACCACCTTGGCACCTACGTGGTGCGGCGTAAGCCGGTCGTCGCACGGGAGCTGTACGAGTGGGGGGTGGAGTCCGCCCGAGCCACCGACGACGGGCGGGCGTTGGGGTTGATGCTCCAGCGGCTGAGCACCACTCTGCACCCGGACTGGCAGGCCGCCCTCGACCTCAACGAAGAAGCGAAGACGGTCTACAAGCGGGCTGCGTTCTTGCAGGGGGTGGCGTCGGCATACGAGTCCATTGGCTCGCTCCTCGGCCATTTGGGGCGACTGGACGAGGCAGAGGAAGCACAACTCACCTCCCTGCGCCTGCACGAAGAGATCGGAAACCCGAGGGGAGCGGCCTTCCAACTCCGCCGCCTGGGAGAGATCTACGCGCGGCAGGGGCGACGTGAGGAAGCGCAGAAAGCGTTCGCTTCCTCATGCCGGAGCCTCCTTCTGAAGCTGGACACCCCAGACATCTACCAGGCCACCCGCAGCGCGCAGGGCATGATCGGCCTCCTGCTCGACCAGGACGACTCGGCGCTGCTCCCGGTCGTGGAAGTGCTCGCCCTGCAAGGGCTCGCGTCCACCCAGGTGACTGATTCACATGTGCAGGAAGCTTCCCTGCACCTCGAACTCGCCAAGCTCGCCCGTGTCCGACAGGAGCGGGCGTCCGAGATCTCTCACCTCCAGCAAGCCGTGCGGCCGCTGCACCCCGGACACCCAGTGGTGGACCAGGCCACGGCCCGTTTGTCGGAGCTGGGAGAACTCACACAATGA